In the genome of Anas platyrhynchos isolate ZD024472 breed Pekin duck chromosome 23, IASCAAS_PekinDuck_T2T, whole genome shotgun sequence, one region contains:
- the POLB gene encoding DNA polymerase beta isoform X2 codes for MASRKFGVPELHFPVCSGHPTWPPGSSESQDCISRHAPGTQHGLREVRSPRSTFPELANYERNVNRAIHKYNAYRKAASVIARYPSEIRSGAEAKKLDGVGAKIAEKIDEFLSTGKLRKLEKIRQDDTSASINLLTRVTGIGPAAARKFVEEGIKTLEDLRKNEHKLTHHQRIGLKYFEDFEKRIPREEMLQMQEIVLKEVKNLDPKYIATVCGSFRRGAESSGDMDVLLTHPTFTSESSKQSKLLHRVVEQLEKVHFVTDVLSKGDTKFMGVCQLPNKEDGTAYPHRRIDIRFIPKDQYYCGVLYFTGSDIFNKNMRTHALEMGFTINEYTIRPLGVTGVAGEALPVECEKDIFDYIQWKYREPKDRSE; via the exons atggcctcccggaagttcggagtcccagaactacatttccccgTATGCTCCGgtcacccaacatggcctcccggaagttcggagtcccaggactgcatttcccggcatgctccgggcacccaacatggcctccgggaagttcggagtccgagatctacatttcccg AGCTGGCGAACTACGAGCGGAACGTCAACCGGGCCATCCACAAGTACAACGCCTACAG GAAGGCGGCGTCCGTCATCGCCCGGTACCCCAGCGAGATACGGAGCGGGGCCGAAGCCAAGAAGCTG GATGGAGTTGGTGCTAAAATAGCAGAGAAAATTGATGAGTTTTTATCCACTGGCAAACTACGCAAATTGGAAAAG atTCGACAAGATGATACAAGTGCATCTATCAACCTCCTGACACGAGTTACTGGCATTGG tccagctgctgccaggaagTTTGTTGAGGAAGGAATTAAAACTTTAGAGG ATCTAAGAAAAAATGAGCACAAGCTGACCCATCACCAGCGAATTGGGTTGAA ATATTTTGAAGACTTTGAAAAAAGAATCCCAAGGGAAGAAATGCTGCAAATGCAG GAAATTGTGCTGAAAGAGGTAAAGAACCTTGACCCAAAGTATATTGCTACAGTCTGTGGCAGTTTTAGACGAG GTGCAGAGTCGAGTGGTGATATGGATGTTCTCTTAACCCATCCAACTTTCACATCCGAGTCATCCAAACAG TCAAAACTTCTGCATCGAGTTGTAGAACAGCTGGAAAAAGTCCACTTTGTCACAGATGTGCTGTCTAAAGGTGACACCAAATTCATG GGTGTCTGTCAGCTGCCAAATAAAGAAGATGGAACAGCCTATCCACATAGGAGAATTGATATCAG GTTCATCCCTAAAGATCAATACTACTGTGGTGTACTGTATTTCACAGGCAGTGATATATTCAATAAGAACATGAGAACTCATGCTCTGGAAATGGGCTTCACAATCAATGAGTATACGATCCGTCCCTTGGGCGTCACTG GAGTTGCTGGGGAGGCCCTACCAGTAGAATGCGAGAAAGACATTTTTGACTACATCCAATGGAAATACAGAGAGCCAAAGGATCGGAGTGAATAA
- the POLB gene encoding DNA polymerase beta isoform X1 translates to MSKRKAPSGSPNQGITDLLTELANYERNVNRAIHKYNAYRKAASVIARYPSEIRSGAEAKKLDGVGAKIAEKIDEFLSTGKLRKLEKIRQDDTSASINLLTRVTGIGPAAARKFVEEGIKTLEDLRKNEHKLTHHQRIGLKYFEDFEKRIPREEMLQMQEIVLKEVKNLDPKYIATVCGSFRRGAESSGDMDVLLTHPTFTSESSKQSKLLHRVVEQLEKVHFVTDVLSKGDTKFMGVCQLPNKEDGTAYPHRRIDIRFIPKDQYYCGVLYFTGSDIFNKNMRTHALEMGFTINEYTIRPLGVTGVAGEALPVECEKDIFDYIQWKYREPKDRSE, encoded by the exons ATGAGCAAGCGGAAGGCCCCGTCTGGGAGCCCCAACCAGGGCATCACGGACCTGCTGACGG AGCTGGCGAACTACGAGCGGAACGTCAACCGGGCCATCCACAAGTACAACGCCTACAG GAAGGCGGCGTCCGTCATCGCCCGGTACCCCAGCGAGATACGGAGCGGGGCCGAAGCCAAGAAGCTG GATGGAGTTGGTGCTAAAATAGCAGAGAAAATTGATGAGTTTTTATCCACTGGCAAACTACGCAAATTGGAAAAG atTCGACAAGATGATACAAGTGCATCTATCAACCTCCTGACACGAGTTACTGGCATTGG tccagctgctgccaggaagTTTGTTGAGGAAGGAATTAAAACTTTAGAGG ATCTAAGAAAAAATGAGCACAAGCTGACCCATCACCAGCGAATTGGGTTGAA ATATTTTGAAGACTTTGAAAAAAGAATCCCAAGGGAAGAAATGCTGCAAATGCAG GAAATTGTGCTGAAAGAGGTAAAGAACCTTGACCCAAAGTATATTGCTACAGTCTGTGGCAGTTTTAGACGAG GTGCAGAGTCGAGTGGTGATATGGATGTTCTCTTAACCCATCCAACTTTCACATCCGAGTCATCCAAACAG TCAAAACTTCTGCATCGAGTTGTAGAACAGCTGGAAAAAGTCCACTTTGTCACAGATGTGCTGTCTAAAGGTGACACCAAATTCATG GGTGTCTGTCAGCTGCCAAATAAAGAAGATGGAACAGCCTATCCACATAGGAGAATTGATATCAG GTTCATCCCTAAAGATCAATACTACTGTGGTGTACTGTATTTCACAGGCAGTGATATATTCAATAAGAACATGAGAACTCATGCTCTGGAAATGGGCTTCACAATCAATGAGTATACGATCCGTCCCTTGGGCGTCACTG GAGTTGCTGGGGAGGCCCTACCAGTAGAATGCGAGAAAGACATTTTTGACTACATCCAATGGAAATACAGAGAGCCAAAGGATCGGAGTGAATAA